Below is a window of Leptolyngbyaceae cyanobacterium DNA.
AACTGGGGTGGGTGGGGGTGGAAATTCAGCGGCGGTTTGACGAAGTTGGCGCGTCATGGTGAGGTGAAAAAAGTCACCCTGATTGAGATCCGGTATTGTCAGAGGGATATTGAGGGAAGAAAAGCGATCGCGCAAATAAACAGCTTTAGCAGATAATGGACTAGATGCGAACCCATGTAAGTAAATGTAATTCATAAGGATGAAGTTTGAAGGCTAAAGGATGAAGGATGAAAATTTATTATATTTATCTCCCTCTCTCTCCTGCTCCCCTGCTCCCCTGCTCCTCATCTCCTCATCTCCTCATTATTTCTCATTTATACTCATAGAATTGTTTGCCTTTTTAATAAAAGTTTGCTGCATTCGTTGCATTTGTTCGGCAAATAAGCGGCGTTGTCCGGGTGTTAATATCTCTCGGACACTCATCATAATTTCAAATCTCAATTGGCCCAGATGTTGTCTCAACCTTTGCACTTGCCTTTGTTTATCACGAATTTGTTGTTGGTTAGCCGTACCTACTATCATATTTTGTAATTCTTGTTGAGCTTGTTGTAAAGCCCTTTGACTTTCCGTAATTTGCTCTTTATACTTATTTTGAATTACCAATATCTGCTGGGTTTGCTCTCTAGTTAGATTGAGTTGCCGAATCCATCTAGGTTTAAGTGAATTAGAAGAATTGGCATCTTGAGCAATACTTTGAGCAAGCCAAGAATTTGGGTAGAGCATGGCTATACCGCCCCCTACGGATAGGGTTAAAGCTGCTAGGGCAGAAGCCCGATTGAAAAACATAAAAACTTATTTCCTTGCAGTCTTTTTATAAATCGATCGATTAAATGTTTGAGATGGGAAATTAGTAGATAGTAACCAATCGGTTTCTCTAGTTGTAAATTGCTGTGATGGCTGGTTATGAGTAACTACATCATGCCAACTATTTTCTAAAAATTCTTCCAAACTTACCAACTCAGCATCATTTGGGTTAGTTGTTGCCAACGTAGTACCCCAAATACTGCTAGTGCGGAACGAATCGCTTGCTATTGCAAACATCATACCAACAGCGATCGCAGGGGGAAATAACCACAGTCGCTTACATTTAGCAGGATGATGTGAAAAAAAATGGCTCTCGCATGAGGGAGTTTCTAACTCTACCGCTTGCAAAATTCGTTCTTCCAAATCTGATGCGGCGGGGGGAACGTTTGGGCGATTAGCCTTCAGAAAATTGACTAGGCGATCGTCATCTGTTGGTAGCTTTGTCATAACTGAACTCCTTGTTGTTGCAGAAATTGCCGCATAGCAGAACGGGCATGAAATAGACGAGATTTGACAGTCCCGACGGGAATACCTAAAATTTCGGCTACTTCTTTTTGAGGAACTTCTTCCAAATCGTGCAGCACTATCACGGCGCGATGTTCTAAACTCAGTTGAGCTAGTCCGCGCTGTACCAAATCTTGATAGTGTAGCTGCATCAAGTCGGGGGCAGCAAATTGTTCTGAGTTTTGGGATTGGAGTTTAGTATTAAATGTGCGTTCTTGGGCAAATTGCCGCCGTCGATCGCAAGCTACGTTCCAACAGATACGATAAAGCCAAGTGGAAAATTGTGATGGCTTTCGCAGTTGGGGCAGTCCTTTCCACGCCCGCAAAAATACTTCTTGGACTAAATCATCAAGGGAGGATTGTCCACACAGTTGGTAGAGTGTAGACCTCACTTTTTGGTGATAGCGATGGTAAAGTTGCCGAAAGCGTTGCTGGTCACCCAATATACTCTGTTCGGCTAAGTACGAGTCTGATAACTCGCTGTCTGGCACGTTCACCCCTGGGACAAGATACACCTCTCGTGTCTCCCTTAATGGCTTGGTTTGCTTTGTTTAGACTGGGGTGGTGGGAGAAAGGTTCATTGCGAGGGAAAAGGGGAAAAAGTAGAGAATTTTGTTGTCTTTATTGTTTGGTGGGCAAAGTTATTATATTAATGACGATAATTTAAGGTAAAATTAATTATTATGAAAAGGGTAATAACAAAAATACGGAATTTACTTAACTTCATAGTAGAAGATAGTAAAATAACAGAAAAACATCAATTTTATTAGTAAGGTTAGGTAGAAAAGAAAACAGCCATTTGTCTATTTATTAGTAAATAACATTTATCGTCTGTATCAAAATATAAAATATTTGATTTAGTTAAAATCTACCGATCGAAAGCAGAGAAGCGATTTAGCAAGCTTTTTACTTTATAGATATTGAAATTTAAGTTAAAAATTCAATTGAAGAGAGGAGAAAACACAAAAATTAAGTAACTCTTGTGGGAATTACTAATTTTTCACTTTTCTCCCCTACTTCGTTATTTATTTAGGTGCATCGCCACTTGGTTGTTGACGTTTGATTGGTTTAGGTGCTGGCTTATCAGAGATTGGCTGACCTGTGGGAGGGCCGCCCGGACGTTTAGATTGGTTTGGCTTCCAAGGTTTTCTGCCTTTAGGTCCGCCGCCTTTTCCTCCTTTGAAACCGGGCTTTCTGGGTTTCTTGGGACGAGTCGGCCCGATTTCGGTTGCCTCTTTAATTAAGAGGTCGTTACCCGCTCGCTGAATTTGGAAATCCCAAAAGTAACCCACAGCTTTTTTTTCCAAAATACCTTTGAGCGTCAATTTGAAATATTTAGGTTTTTCTTCATCTTGGCGGGGTGACTGTTTGATTTTGACGATCAGCTTTTGGTCGTCTTGCATTTGAAAAACCACTTCACCGCGAATGGAAAAATAACCATCTTCCACCGGGGGAGAAGGATTTGCAGGTTCTAAAGTTTCGGCATTTGATGGCTCAGTTGCTTCATCTGCTGCTTCATCTGTAGAAGTTTTGTCAAGTTTTTCTGGTTCCCAAACGCCTACAATTTGGACGTGGAGGTCACCGTCTTGTTGTCTTGTCCGTGGATAAACTACCCATAGATGATCGGTGGCTAAATCTAGGTGATTTTTCACCAGACTCATTACCCGCCCTAATAATACGGCATCGATCGGCGTTTCATCGGTGGCTACTAAAGTACCCCGTGTAAATTGCTCTTCGCTGGGAGTGTATTTACCCCGCACCAAGCCGATGGCCCGATATTGCATCGGTTCGCTCGGTGGCGGAATCGGTTGTTGTCGTCGATCGAAATCTCGATCGGATAATTTTGCTTCACCAACCACACTCTCAGTACTAGCATTGCTACTCGCGGGAGTGGGAGCGGTAGCTGCTGGTGGGGGAGGGGGGGTAGGTGCTGGCAAAGGAGCGGGTTTGGGTGGATTAGGACGACGAATTACCCGCTCGCTAGTCTGAGCTTGGTCAGAATTGTTAGAAGACTGGGGGAACTGATTCGGAGAGGGACTCATAAGAACTCCTTGCAGCGGAGACACATTTTTCTGGCTTCTCGTAAGAGATAAGTACTTGCCTGGATTTGTATAAATATCCCTGATGAAAAGGGCTATTTGAAAATGGGCGGTACCAGCCAAAAGCCAAAACCTGTATCTTCTACTCTATTCGCTCTGGCGTTCACTCTGGAGTTCACAGGGCGTTGTTAAAGCCGACATCGACTGTCGCCGCTAGGTGCACTGCCGTTGGTGATTGCATCGCAGCTGATATTTAAATCAGCCTGCCTATTTTACTCAATGCAATGAAATAACGCTCTCATCCGCCAAGTTTCTCAAGATTGTAGGGCTGGGGAAGAGGCAGGGGGCAGGGGAGCAGGGGGCAGGGGAGCAGGGGGAAAGGGAAAATTTTGTGACTCCTGAAGGGCGAGAATTCGGAATTCGGAATTCTGACTGATAATACGATCAGAGTTCAAAATATGAATGTGTCTCAAAAGCGCGGTCGCTGGTTGATTAATGCAGTATTAATCATGGCAGTTTTTGCCTTTGTTGGTTTTTCCTTCATTCCGGTGTTGAGTGAAGTTTTTAACCAAAACCCATCTTCTGCTAACAGACCTGGGGCATCTCCCGAGGCGGCAGCAACGAATCTGGAAGAGCAACTGCAAGCTAGGGCGAAGAGTTATGAGATTGTTTTGCAGCGAGAGCCAGAGAATGCCACGGTTTTGAATGAATACGTGACTATTCAGTTGACTTTGGGCCAGGTTTATGCACAGCAGCAGAAGTTTCCGGAGGCGATCGCAGTTTACGATCGCGCGAGCGAAGTCAACAAAAAAGATTTTCGCCCAGTCTTAGCAAAAGGCATTGTCCTGCAATTGCAAGGAAAAACAGACGAAGCAAAAGCTCTCTACGCTTCTGCTACCGAGTTGGCACCACCGGAGTTGAAGGAAGAAATCAAAGCGCAAGTCCAACAATTTGAAACTAAAGCCGCAGCGCCAACTAGTTCTTCTACTGAATCTCCAGCTAACAAAACCGAAGCCAAGCCTGCTACTACTACGCCAGAATCTTCTGACACCAGTCAGCCTGCTGTGATTCCTCCCGAAGCACCAGCTAATCAAAACTAGCCTGCTTGCTTTAATTTCCACAAAGTTGATAATGTCTGTAGAGTTCAAACCTGTCTCGTGTCCCAAAAGCGCATTCGCAGAGCTTCTAAAAAAACTAACCGTCGCTGGTTATTTAGTGGAGTGTTACTCCTGGTACTAATTGCCGTGGGAGGATTTTTTCTGGGTAGGTCTTCCCTAATTCCTATGGTGAGTAACGCTCTCAAGCAAGCGCAACCTTCTGTTAACACTCAGCCGACACCAACTGCTCAAGCGGTGGTAGCCAAGCAAACAGAATTGGAATCTCAGGCGAAAGGTTACGAATTGGTTTTGCAGCGCAAACCAGACGATCGCACGGCATTGGAAGGATTGATTCAAACTAAGCTGGAACTGGCTAGGCTGGGGGCGGGTTCGATTAAGGATACGCTAGAACCGATGGAAAAGTTAGCCCAGCAGAATCCCAAGGAAACTAAGTACACTATTCTCCTGGCTCAAACCAAGCAATATATAGGGGATTTGGAAGGAGCGGCGACGGCTTATCGCTCGATTTTAGAATCGAATCCGGGAGATGTAAACGCTTTGGATGGTTTGGTGAGTTTGTTGCTGGATCAAAAACGCCCGGAAGCCGCGATCGGATTACTTCAAGATACTCTGGATAATGCTTCTAAGCTGAACCAAATTAAGTACGGGACGGTTGATGAGGTGTCCGTACATATCATGTTGGGACGAGTTTACGCGGAACAGGAACGCTATTCGGATGCGATCGCGGCTTACGATAAAGCGATGAAGGCTAATAAGGAAGATTTCCGTCCTTTGTTAGCGAAGGCGATCGTCCTGCAAAAGCAAGGTAAAAATGAAGAGGCTCAACCGCTTTTTTCTTCCTCTGCTTCTTTAGCTCCTTCTCAGTATAAAGACCAAATCATTCAGCTAGCATCTGCTTCTCCTTCTCCCCAAGCGGCGGAAACTCCTAACAGTACCCCCCAAGCTGATGGAGAAGAAAATCCAGATGCTAATGATTCCCAGGCGGTGAATTAAACTCCTTCGATCCAGGAAACTAAAGCGAAAATCAAAAACAACAGTCCTCCCAACGCTGTCATCGCACGTTCGGAAATGCGTTTGGCGATCGAGCGTCCGCACGCAACTGCGATCGCCGCACAAATTCCATGCCCTAAAATGGCTCCAATGGTGACTCCGGCTGGGTTGTAGCCAGCAGCTAAACTAATTGTGGCAAATTGGGTGCGATCGCCCCATTCTGCCACAAAGGTCATCATAAAAGTTTTCAGTAATATGGTGAGCGGGTTATCTTTATAAGGCATTTTTGCTTCTGCCTCTTTTACCGTTTCTAATGCTTCTTTTGCTTCATCGCAATCGCCCTTGGCTGGCATTTTGCTAGCTTCATATAATAATTTAAGTCCAAAAGCCAAAAACAACACTATTTCTGCGTAGTAAACATACAATTTCGGTAACGAAGACGCCGCTTGTCCTACTAAAACAGATAAAATGGTCATTGCCGCTAAAGCTGCGATCGCACCTGCAAATACCAACCGCCGCGAATGGCGCATCGCCAGAATAGCCGCAATAAAGAAAGTTTTATCCCCTAATTCGGAAACGGTAATTAGTAATAAACCAGCCGTAAAAGCAGTTAGCATTTTCTCAAGCTCCTCTTGTTTTCTCTCTCTTTCTGAGTGAAGCTTGATGAATGCAAAAACACTTCACCAAGCTCACGTCAGATGTGAACTCAGTGAAGGTCTCGCTTGCAAATTTCTGTCATTCCTGATTAATCATTTGCTTTTCACAAATAACTAATCGAAAGAGCTAAACTTGTCATCTGAACCAGGCCGATCGCCAGTATGTTGATTCAGATGGGCTAGCAAAATTCGTCAGGTGCAACTATAGAGATTTGCTAGCAGCTACTCCCCTTCTTATATAAGTAATTATACATCTATCTTGTGGGTGAGGGCAAGGGGTATTTTTTTCATTATTGATTCATTTTTTACAGGAATAATGCAGTTATAGCTTAGTGACGACTGCTGGGGACTAGGTGCGATCGGCCCAACCCAGTTGTTAAAAAATATTGATAAGCTATGGAGTGAGGCAGTAGATAAGCGGATAATTGCTTATCCAGTATAAATGCGATCGATGTGATGATAGCGGATATTTTATCAATTCCAAAAGATAATTGTGATTTGCTGTAGCAAGTTACCCAGATTTGCAATTTGTGCAACAAGCTGCTGCACAAATTTTTTACACATCAGTAGCATCATTTTTAACTAAAACTTAATAATTTTGAAAACCCTACAACCTGGAACCTGATTTAATGCCATTTATCTCTTTTGAGACTTATCTCAAATCGATTCAAAGAAATCTACAAAAAGGCAGTGAGCGAAGTCATTATCCAGCCTTAAAAGATTTACTTGACGATCCCGGTAAAGGGATTGATGCAGTGATTGAAGAAAAGGGAAATAAGGCAGGAATACCAGATTTTACAGTAAAGCGACGGGAGTTACTGGTAGGTTATGTAGAAGCTAAGGATGTTGGGCTAGATTTGGATGGGATTGAAAAAACGGAGCAGCTAAAACGCTACTTAGAGGCGTTTCCTAATCTAATATTAACTAATTATCTAGAGTTCCGTTGGTATGTAAATGGAAAGCGCAGGCAGAAAGAAATTTTAGCAGATCTGAATGGGGATAAACTTCAGATAAAAAATACCGATAAGATTGCTGCACTGTTGGAGCAATTTCTCAACTATACAGGCGAAATTATCAGCAGTCCTGAAGATTTGGCTCAACAGATGGCGAGGTTAACAAAAGCAATTCGGTTAGCCATAGAAACTGCGCTGAGTTTAGAAGCGAATGATGGTGAATTGCATCAATTGAGACAGGGATTTAGTGAGGTATTACTACCAGATATTAATGATTCTGACTTTGCCGATATGTATGCCCAAACTATATCTTATGGTTTGTTTACAGCTAGAGTCGGTCATGCTCAAAATCCAGGGAACGAACAATTTACTCGTCGCACTGCTGGTACTTATATTCCGGCAACTAATCCATTTTTGAAGCGATTATTTAATACAATCGTTGAAACGGATGCCATTAGCCAGATTGATTGGGCAATTGATGATTTAGTGCAATTATTGTCTCAGGTAGACATGGGCAATATTCTGGAAAACTTTGGGCGGCGTACCCGTCAAGAAGATCCAGTTGTGCATTTTTATGAGACATTTTTGGCGGCGTATAATGCGGCATTAAGGAAAAGTCGAGGCGTGTATTATACACCGGAACCAGTGGTATCATTTATCGTGCGATCGATCGATGCAATTCTCAAAGATCGGTTTGATTTGCCGTTGGGATTGGCAGATAATGCTAAAGATCCGGTGACGCAAAAGCCGCGAGTCCAAATTCTCGATCCCGCAACGGGAACGGGTACATTTTTATATGAAGTAATCAAGCAAATTTATCGCAATTTAGAAGAAATTGGCATGGCGAATCAGTGGGATAGCTATGTACGAGAAAATTTGCTAAATAGGTTATTTGGTTTTGAGTTATTGATGGCTCCTTATGCTATTGCTCACCTCAAATTGGGTTTGCAACTGCAAGAACTTGGTTATCAATTTACAGGAAAACAGAGGTTAGGGATTTATCTTACTAATACGTTGGATGAAGCATTGAAAAAATCGGAAATTTTGTTTGGTCAATTTGTAGCAGAGGAGGCTAATCAAGCTTCGACAATTAAAAGGGATGTCCCTGTAATGGTAGTATTAGGTAATCCACCATATTCGGGACATTCTGCAAATAAAAGCGAATGGATTGCTGGTTTAGTGCAAGATTATTATTATGTGGATGGTTTGCCATTGGGAGAACGTAATCCTAAATGGTTACAAGATGACTATGTAAAATTTATCCGGTTTGGACAGTGGCGAATAGACAAAACGGGTTCCGGTATTTTGGCATTTATTACTAATCATGGATATCTCGATAATCCAACTTTTAGAGGTATGCGCCAGAGTCTTGAGAAGACTTTTGATGAAATTTATGTAATGGATTTACATGGAAATAGTAAGAAAAAAGAAGTTACTCCCGATGGTTCACCTGATAAAAATGTGTTTGATATTCAGCAAGGTGTAGCAGTTGCTATTATGGTTAAATATCCCCAGGAGAAAGTAACATGAAATGGCGTGTTATTCTTGAACCCGATCGAGAAACGGGTGATTGGGCAGTTTGGTGTCCAGAGTTACCTGGTTGCGTTTCAGCAGGAGAAACAGAAGAAGAAGCTTTAGAAAATATCCGTGAGGCGATCGCACTTTATCTTGAACCCGATCCGATCGTATTAAAAGAAGGAACAATTTTGCGGGAGGTTTCAGTTAAATGACTCGTACCCGACGCATGAACGCAGATGAAGTTGAACGTATTTTGGAGCGTTATGGGTTTGAGTTAGTTTCGCAAAAAGGGAGTCATCGTAAGTGGCGAAATCTCGATCGTCAGATCCAAGCGATCGTCCCTTATCACAAAGGGCGGGATCTACCAATAGGAACGCTACGCAATATTATGGTAAGTGCCGACATTCCAGAAACTGAATGGAAAACTGAGTAAAATAATATCCCAAAGAGAAAGCAGTATGATACGAACCCAAAAATTTACAGCAATTATTGAGCGTGAAGGCGATGGTTATGTAGCTTTATGTCCAGAACTAGATATTGTTAGCCAAGGTGATTCTAGGGAAGAAGCAAGAAATAATTTAATTGAAGCTTTAGAATTATTTTTTGAAGTTGCTGATTTTTCAGAAGTACTAAAGCGCTGTTATATTTTTGAGGTGATCTAATGGCAAAAATTTATCACGCTCATCTCTGGGGTTCGCGGGAAGATAAGTATCACTATCTTCAAGAACATGATATAAATTCGGTTGAATGGACAGAAATTTTTCCCAATTCGCCGTTTTATCTTTTTATTCCTCAAAGTACTGATTGCAGAGCAGAGTATGAACAGGGATGGAAAATTACTGATATTATGCCTGTTAATTCAACAGGAGTCAAAACTCATCGCGATCATTTTGTTTTTGATTTTGATTTATCAGAACTACGCAAACGTATAGAAAAATTTAGAGACTTAAGCATTACAGATGAAGAAATTAGCAATATTTATGAAATTCAGGATACAAGAGATTGGAAATTAAGCCAAAAGCGACGTTCTCTTAAGTCAAATAAAGATTGGGAAAAATATTTTACACAATGTCTTTATCGTCCGTTTGATTGGAGAGCTTATTATCACCATGAGGATGTAGTTGAACTTCCAAGAAATGAAGTCATGAGAAATTTTTTACAAACCAATAATTTAGGGTTCATTACATCTCGTAATGTTGAAATAGAAAGAATCTACGACCAAGTATTATGTACATCTAATTTAATTAATAATCATACTTTATGTCTTAAAGAAGTTAATTATGTTTTTCCTCTTTACCTTTATCCGGATCTTGATAATCCACAGGGTTCTCTCTTTGCAAGCGGTAAAATTGAAATAAATATATCTCAAAAATTTATCAATTCAATTCA
It encodes the following:
- a CDS encoding Spy/CpxP family protein refolding chaperone; translation: MFFNRASALAALTLSVGGGIAMLYPNSWLAQSIAQDANSSNSLKPRWIRQLNLTREQTQQILVIQNKYKEQITESQRALQQAQQELQNMIVGTANQQQIRDKQRQVQRLRQHLGQLRFEIMMSVREILTPGQRRLFAEQMQRMQQTFIKKANNSMSINEK
- a CDS encoding sigma-70 family RNA polymerase sigma factor, whose translation is MYLVPGVNVPDSELSDSYLAEQSILGDQQRFRQLYHRYHQKVRSTLYQLCGQSSLDDLVQEVFLRAWKGLPQLRKPSQFSTWLYRICWNVACDRRRQFAQERTFNTKLQSQNSEQFAAPDLMQLHYQDLVQRGLAQLSLEHRAVIVLHDLEEVPQKEVAEILGIPVGTVKSRLFHARSAMRQFLQQQGVQL
- a CDS encoding tetratricopeptide repeat protein, whose protein sequence is MNVSQKRGRWLINAVLIMAVFAFVGFSFIPVLSEVFNQNPSSANRPGASPEAAATNLEEQLQARAKSYEIVLQREPENATVLNEYVTIQLTLGQVYAQQQKFPEAIAVYDRASEVNKKDFRPVLAKGIVLQLQGKTDEAKALYASATELAPPELKEEIKAQVQQFETKAAAPTSSSTESPANKTEAKPATTTPESSDTSQPAVIPPEAPANQN
- a CDS encoding tetratricopeptide repeat protein: MSQKRIRRASKKTNRRWLFSGVLLLVLIAVGGFFLGRSSLIPMVSNALKQAQPSVNTQPTPTAQAVVAKQTELESQAKGYELVLQRKPDDRTALEGLIQTKLELARLGAGSIKDTLEPMEKLAQQNPKETKYTILLAQTKQYIGDLEGAATAYRSILESNPGDVNALDGLVSLLLDQKRPEAAIGLLQDTLDNASKLNQIKYGTVDEVSVHIMLGRVYAEQERYSDAIAAYDKAMKANKEDFRPLLAKAIVLQKQGKNEEAQPLFSSSASLAPSQYKDQIIQLASASPSPQAAETPNSTPQADGEENPDANDSQAVN
- a CDS encoding TMEM165/GDT1 family protein, whose protein sequence is MLTAFTAGLLLITVSELGDKTFFIAAILAMRHSRRLVFAGAIAALAAMTILSVLVGQAASSLPKLYVYYAEIVLFLAFGLKLLYEASKMPAKGDCDEAKEALETVKEAEAKMPYKDNPLTILLKTFMMTFVAEWGDRTQFATISLAAGYNPAGVTIGAILGHGICAAIAVACGRSIAKRISERAMTALGGLLFLIFALVSWIEGV
- a CDS encoding N-6 DNA methylase; this translates as MPFISFETYLKSIQRNLQKGSERSHYPALKDLLDDPGKGIDAVIEEKGNKAGIPDFTVKRRELLVGYVEAKDVGLDLDGIEKTEQLKRYLEAFPNLILTNYLEFRWYVNGKRRQKEILADLNGDKLQIKNTDKIAALLEQFLNYTGEIISSPEDLAQQMARLTKAIRLAIETALSLEANDGELHQLRQGFSEVLLPDINDSDFADMYAQTISYGLFTARVGHAQNPGNEQFTRRTAGTYIPATNPFLKRLFNTIVETDAISQIDWAIDDLVQLLSQVDMGNILENFGRRTRQEDPVVHFYETFLAAYNAALRKSRGVYYTPEPVVSFIVRSIDAILKDRFDLPLGLADNAKDPVTQKPRVQILDPATGTGTFLYEVIKQIYRNLEEIGMANQWDSYVRENLLNRLFGFELLMAPYAIAHLKLGLQLQELGYQFTGKQRLGIYLTNTLDEALKKSEILFGQFVAEEANQASTIKRDVPVMVVLGNPPYSGHSANKSEWIAGLVQDYYYVDGLPLGERNPKWLQDDYVKFIRFGQWRIDKTGSGILAFITNHGYLDNPTFRGMRQSLEKTFDEIYVMDLHGNSKKKEVTPDGSPDKNVFDIQQGVAVAIMVKYPQEKVT
- a CDS encoding type II toxin-antitoxin system HicB family antitoxin: MKWRVILEPDRETGDWAVWCPELPGCVSAGETEEEALENIREAIALYLEPDPIVLKEGTILREVSVK
- a CDS encoding type II toxin-antitoxin system HicA family toxin; this encodes MTRTRRMNADEVERILERYGFELVSQKGSHRKWRNLDRQIQAIVPYHKGRDLPIGTLRNIMVSADIPETEWKTE
- a CDS encoding type II toxin-antitoxin system HicB family antitoxin, with protein sequence MIRTQKFTAIIEREGDGYVALCPELDIVSQGDSREEARNNLIEALELFFEVADFSEVLKRCYIFEVI
- a CDS encoding type ISP restriction/modification enzyme: MAKIYHAHLWGSREDKYHYLQEHDINSVEWTEIFPNSPFYLFIPQSTDCRAEYEQGWKITDIMPVNSTGVKTHRDHFVFDFDLSELRKRIEKFRDLSITDEEISNIYEIQDTRDWKLSQKRRSLKSNKDWEKYFTQCLYRPFDWRAYYHHEDVVELPRNEVMRNFLQTNNLGFITSRNVEIERIYDQVLCTSNLINNHTLCLKEVNYVFPLYLYPDLDNPQGSLFASGKIEINISQKFINSIQQKLEYIPTPEAIFYYIYAIFHSPTYRQRYAEFLKIDFPRVPLTSNDKLFKDLGEKGQELVELHLMKSKKLNKLITKVGGDGDNTVTEVTYKLTEQRVYINKNRYFEGIAPEVWEFKIGGYQVLDKWLKDRKKANRSLSFDDVLHYQKVVVALKETMQLMTEIDRIIPGFPIE